The Archocentrus centrarchus isolate MPI-CPG fArcCen1 chromosome 12, fArcCen1, whole genome shotgun sequence nucleotide sequence CTACTAATGGTAGTGCTTAACGTTGATGGAAATATGCttttaaatgacaaattaaaCACCTTTTTTAAGAtacacaaattaaaagaaaatcagccTGATTGCCTTTAAAAGACGTCTGCAAGGATTTCGAGAAAGAATATAATTAAGACTAATTAGGCAGTACTTACTAAAATATAGtgacagaaaaaatataattaaaaactgATGAAGAAATGTGCCAATAAATTCTCTCACTACAGCTGGAGATGAAAATCCTTGCCATAGgttcaaacaaaagcaaaaattaaaTGATGAATAAATGCAGCTATCACTAGGACTCAACTGGACACGTGCTTTTGCTTATTTGTCCATCAAAAGGCAGAGCCAATCATCTAGTTTGTCTTTCACGGGTGAGAAGTTCCTTTGCAGCCATCTGAGTGTTTCCGTCAACATCAATCACTAGAGCAGCTGGCAGACAGGCTGACAGACGCTGTTTGTCTTTGCTTTCTGACACATGCCACAACTGTACACGCTTGTGTGCACACGGCGGCAAGCCGTGCACCAAAACGCACACAAGAACACGCCGCATTCATGTAATCACAAAGGCAGACGATTATGAATATGGGTTCGAGCTAATTTATAAGCTCGTATGTGCACACCAAATGCACACACTCACGTAAACAATTGACAAATGCGTCTAGAACCAGCAGATGGATCTGTCTGAGAGTAATGACACATTAATttcacacagacatgcaaatgAACtccaaaaaatgtttaatttgtgttgctgtgtgatAGAATTTTACTTTAAGCATCTTAAGCTAGAGTTTCTGATTTCCACATTTCTACCAGTGAtgaaatcataatattttacttgtttctttcaaaatttatttatgaaaatataataaagctTACTTTAGAGATCCTTTGCATTTCTTACAGATTGACCtaactttatttacttttttctttacctTTCAGATTCCCTACGCAAACAtcatcagaaaagaaaagatcagCTCCCATCTCAACAAGTAGCAAAGAGGTGATTTTatttcaattatttttaattttcttttttttaatttaaaaaatgttaactaAAAATCATTTACCATTTGGAACACAAAGGTTGTAGAGTTCAGCATAGTTTCtacttaaaattaattttattatggcTTTTGGCAAGCTGCGCCACATTAAGCCACAATTTTACATTTACCGGCAGGGATAAACGTCTTCATAATATCAAGATAGTGAAATTTACGTACTTTCCATTTGCTTGATAATTAACTATCCTGCTCAAGCAAGCTTTAACTATAGCATTATCACACTGGGTTTTACTGGCTGAGTTTTACCATCATTTTTGGAGTCACTTTAAACAATCAGTTGAATCAGTTTAGAAAAACTATTCCCCTGAATTAAAAACTACTGCATTTTTCTTATTGTCGTTTCAGGATGAGCACACAAAAACTGACAGAGAACTAGGAGAACATCACCGAAAGAGAGGATATGAAACTCTATCATACATTATATTACTTTCCATAGGACAGCAATTATTTGGCTGCTTCTTCGGTATCAGCTCTGTTAGTTGCTCTATACACACTGCCTGCTAAGAACTCGTGCGGGGCAGCAAACTGGTAAATGATTTCTCAagttttccctttctttcctgGTTCAAGTTCCCACACTGACTGACCTAAACTTAACTGACACAAAGCTGTGATGTTACTAGTGTGTTGGCAGTCACGTTGAAAGCATCATCCAACCAGGACCAAAGCAACCTCTGCCTGTGAGGACCACCAGGAAGGCAGTTGTAGATGTCTAAAAACTAATTTTCAGGCACAAAAAAGttataaataaagaaagaatggATGTTTTTATCTGCTGTGGGGTCATCTGTACATACGCCAAACTGTGGATAAAGAAGGCCTAAGATCAGTTGCATTTGTATCACCGAGTGATGGCCCTGAAGCGAagcaaacacaacaacatttatttatcatcaACATTTGATCCCAAAGGGACTTCTTCATCATGTTTAACTGTATTCTTTCCCTGTGACCACAAAACACCACCAGTTTATTATCATGGTTTCACACATACAACCTTGGTTTTGTATGTCAgatgaacaaaataataaaataaagcagttgGTACAGTTAAAATGGTATTAATACAAAATTATACCAAAAAAAATAGTGTTCACGCATTTTGCAAGCTGTGCACTTACAGTTTATACCTCTAGTAACAGAATTTCAGAACCATCCAATGTTTTTACCTTGTCCTTAATTAATCTCGCATCTCattatgcattatttattttatttatacagtcaAGGTTATCTGAAACGATATCCATGTACCACATGGAGCAGAGTAAGACAGAATGAAGGTGTGGTTTGTTCTCCCGCCAGATGTTTTCCTGTTGTAACATCTTTTGATTATCATCAAATAAATATTGCCGCCATCAGCTGCAGAATCTGCCTCGAGCTTTTGGAAATGAAAAATAGGCCAACTCTGTTAGCGTACTTTCTCTCCAAAAAGTGTGTCAGAGAGTGAAAGCCTGAAATTTGTCTGTattgtatatttatatgtaaataATTTCACCTTACTGTATAAAATGTCATACATGTGAATACTGACCTTCACAGTCATTCTACCtatatgtgttttttgttttgtttgtttgtttatttatttgagtaTAAACTCCCGGGACCCCAATCGTGAAAATACTATTTATTATAatgtgaaatgaaaaagaaagaggcACGAGGgcgatgatgatggtggtggtgccGTAAAGTGCAcgtcaaaaagaacaaaaatgacGACTCAGCCACCTTGTTGATAAAATGAATGGACAAAGTTGTCATTTACTGAGAAAATGTTATCATTAGAAGCTGTTATTGCAGATGTATTTCAAAATGTTCTTGTAGTTTCTCTACTATTTATGTGTAAATTAAAAGTCTATATGAAAAACTGAATATGGGAGACtatttcatgtttgtgtgaatggAGTGCCTTTAGCCAAAGCTTATTTACATCCCTACAATTCCttctgaaactaaaaaaaatgtcccAATTATTATatctaaatgtaaaacatgcacTGTGGGGGTggtctactaatcagaaggttggtggttcgatccacATCTCCCCTAGTCTGCGTGTACAAATATCCCTGGGTAAGATAACGAACCCTGAGCTGCCCTGGATGCATCGATcgaagtgtgagtgtgtgaaagtATAAAGAGAGTATAAAGAGAACCCAAGACAAGTAAAagttctgtgtatgtgtgtgcttgtatgtatggTTTGTTGGCAACTGcagcaataataaaaataaaaaaaaaacattaaattaccAACAATGACACATGATCTTGGTCTGTTATATGCAGGGAAAGGAATCAGAAACtataaatggaaacaaaaacaataataatagcaGTAGAAGaatcagataaataaatagacaaataaacaataaataaatgcagggggaaaaaaaaaaaagagggaccACTGGAGCCAGTGTGGATGAAGAAGCTGGTCACCAGAAGAATCCAGGAGAAACTCGGACCTTTCTGACATCATAAATGATGAGGCCGCCCAAAACCTCTCAGATGGAAAGATGAATAACACTCAAGTCAAGCTGATTaataagcacatttaaaaacaacagctgcacagctaaaacaaaacaaaacaaaacaaaacacaatgacaTAAAACAACAGGACagataaaacagataaaatataGAATGAAAGTCACAAATAAAACAGTCTAAGTAAAAGGATGGTGTGGTCACTGTGTGTTTTAGATAtataaaaaagagaagaaataataaaattttatcGAAAAACATTTAAggctctttttttaattttaggcctgtgtttagtgttttatttagatttgatttttctcgggattttatttaaacaagtCATAATGTTGAACTGCGATATTATGTAGTAATATGCCACCTGATTCCCACACAATTAAAAGACAAATCGACCTAAAAGTCCCTCTTTTTGGTTTATGAGTCAAAAAGGACAGCGAGCCTTCAGCGTTTGCATTTTCACGACCGCAGCTGCCTCTTTACGGCAGCAGCATCTCTGGGAGTGGTtgtagaagaagaaggaggagaagaagaagaagaagttgcCAGCATGGCGTTTACTCTCTACTCTCTCATTCAGACCGCTATTCTGTGTACCAATGCAATCGCTGTGTTGCATGAGGAGAGGTTTCTCAGCAAGAGTAAGTGTTTAAGTATATTTTACATAACCTACATCATATATGGAAATAACTGGTTAAAAGCAGCTAGCTGGGCGTATACATTTAGCTGGCTGCTATTCTTGGTTAATCAAGAGACTCCTGTTGGGATTTATAGGATGGAAATTAAGGCTTAAGTATTACAGAAAAATGCAGTGTTTTGAATAACATTAAAGCTACCGGTTATTtgtttattggaaaataaaaataaaaacgtaAATAAGCATCATCATGCTACCCCATTTTctaatttttcttctctcctcccctTCTTTTTGATTTCTCTCCTGTGCTTTCTCTTCTCCTTTGTTTCTCCGTGTATCTCCAGTTGGTTGGGGCGTTGACCAGGGAGTTGGAGGTTTTGGGGATGATCCAGGAGTCAAAGCCCAGATTCTCAATCTCATCCGCTCAGTCCGGACTGTTATGAGAGGTTGGGAAGCTACATTGTTCTAGTCCATTACATCACCTAAAGTTCTCACATACAGTCATGGTATAAAGACAGTAAGCCTGCTTTCAGTTCTAAGGTCTGATGTATCAGGACTTAATAAACATAAatctagtgttgtagtactcgagatcggtcttggtctcgagaccggtctcgagaccgctttttgatggtctcggtcttgtcatggactcgaccgcatttggtctcggtcttgtcatggactcggaccttgaggactcgggattttatttcaagaccagtcaagaccacagctgtggaaatatcactaaattgccagaatactgtccaatttatttgttaacatctttgcttttattggatgcaaaacgtactgattcaaatccaacaaagattgcgctcctctgcctctcaaaggagcgcacctcacagactccgccccggctaggtcgctgctattatcgctgcttacgcctgtatcatttcaccgcagtttgcaatctaccacagagcacggacagtttcattcacagtgtgtacgtttgatctcactatggtcacgcgtgtgctgcataaatcgaaataaccgcatgaacacCAAgcgaagtaagagggaaaatgaagatcaaaggaaaatttcaggcttccgattcaacaaaaaaatcccagcatgaaaggtaaataccaaccttcatgtattttgatacacaaactaaaaatttaatgcaagttttagggctgcaacgattcttggaataacgcaattcgattattaaaaatcctcgacacaaatttgttgctttgatgtttggtttcagctctgcagctcaggtgtctctgtgtaagcggagcatttccaaaaaaaacaaaaacgagcctttaacacgagtggatggctgagatgttttttcacgcccctacttctctgtgctgtgagtgcgcatgtttgaatgtgcgcacgtgttgtgcagaggatgtcagctgttatttttttctttacgtcagctgtagccaccagaacagatctataaccacagtgtactggggaaaggggggctgccattagcactagcaatcgttcggtgccccctccaccaccatcagtacagaggggatccgtcaaaatgtttttatcaaccacctgatcagcaacatgaagaacagagaactttgtagctgctccatccacactgtttgtttcacacagagaaacatctgcagtacggaagttaaaatatgctgatgaattgttaaaatgaaaaattatttcttatccaattacttgattaattgacggaataatcaattaaatacttgattactaaaataattgatagttgcagccctacttgtattcagaaagccatagtcaaacattagttttcagcaccagtagagctatgagaggccttcaagaataaaatactacagttcccagcaagatgatgtcacttcctattgttgcattaaaaacatgatagtttatgctcacaatatggtggctgatattcaaatgtaggaaatgctattagcagccgaggaatctggattatgtttttgttgtgtatttttttatgtgatttctgcaaacacagtggaaggaaacggcactctgggacacattaaatgcgtgatgtataaatgtaacttttctggattatatgtaaaaatgatcattctatcaatctaataaggcctgatttagagttctgcattgatcctttgtgtataactgaaaatcctctctgaagcaaacctgacatgcaccttgagaaatgtaactacacgtccaaaaaaactgattactgctttctggttatgtcttaggccccatcactcaattaacaagtgggagcggcatttagtggttagtattagcttactaattagcattagcattagtgctggggtgagaaatatttcttgctagaacccggaagttaccatggccaccaccaatggtaacagcagagaagtaagtaagttgtttctccgccattagtacattgagctagtggtgggcagattgatcctgatatcgataatatggatgccaacgttgtattggtattgatcaatatcagtgtaatgagatcgatactttggcttcagtttctctcctgtatgcagtgctgcggtttcatcaaagatgcgagctgactgtctaagtgtcgctcctgtcacagcacagagcactttgctcctcccctccccacagtgttttgttatactgtcatgtgatgcacacatattttatttgggaaaaaaaaggattttgctatgaaacatttaaatcaaatttaaatgtaaatttgtagaaaattagtgaatgaagggacattttttattaaatttttttattatactttctgaaaaatctacctggaaaaaagtttgcatttgttcttgagtgatgattttgttaCGGGCCCCAGGGATGGTGCcaccataacaaaaatgaaatccctgcaaatacaggtaacattcaggagcaatgaagacGCAGTGCACTCGGTTTGCCTTCCAGATTGCATCTGTAAAGCGGGTGGAAATTCACCCCCCTAAAGCAACCGGGGTGCATCTTCCCTGGAATCAACAGTTCCACCTGAGGTGTTGCTCCAATTTTACTGTCCTTCTGTATAGTCCATGT carries:
- the ier3ip1 gene encoding immediate early response 3-interacting protein 1 yields the protein MAFTLYSLIQTAILCTNAIAVLHEERFLSKIGWGVDQGVGGFGDDPGVKAQILNLIRSVRTVMRVPLIIVNSACIVLLLLFG